One genomic region from Magnetococcales bacterium encodes:
- the lipB gene encoding lipoyl(octanoyl) transferase LipB has translation MSLFRLIRHTRQAYADSLAEQQRAVEAILAGDSPNLLILTEHAPVYTMGRSGLQTEILHSLPAGMAIPVVETDRGGRVTYHGPGQMVAYVLLDLGPRSRAVREHVWRLEECAIQTLAALGVTAARDPVGPGIWVGTAKIGALGVRIRRGVTSHGLALNRNPDLNHFAGIVPCGFHDRSVTSLAALGHQVARERLEELFIRAFTGVFSASWV, from the coding sequence ATGTCCCTCTTTCGACTGATTCGTCATACCCGTCAGGCGTATGCCGACTCCCTGGCCGAGCAGCAGCGTGCCGTGGAGGCCATTCTGGCCGGGGACTCGCCCAACCTGCTGATTTTGACCGAACATGCACCGGTCTATACCATGGGACGTTCCGGTTTGCAGACCGAAATCTTGCATTCCTTGCCCGCCGGCATGGCCATTCCGGTGGTGGAGACCGACCGGGGCGGTCGGGTGACCTACCATGGTCCGGGCCAAATGGTGGCCTATGTATTGCTGGATCTGGGTCCCCGGTCACGGGCCGTGCGGGAACATGTCTGGCGTCTGGAGGAGTGTGCCATCCAGACCCTGGCCGCTTTGGGTGTGACAGCCGCACGCGATCCCGTCGGGCCTGGAATCTGGGTGGGAACCGCCAAAATTGGTGCCCTTGGGGTACGCATTCGTCGCGGTGTCACCTCCCATGGTCTGGCTTTGAACCGCAATCCGGATCTGAACCACTTTGCCGGTATTGTTCCCTGCGGGTTTCATGACCGGTCGGTGACTTCCCTGGCCGCCCTGGGTCACCAGGTTGCGCGGGAACGTCTCGAAGAGTTGTTCATACGGGCGTTTACGGGGGTTTTTTCTGCCAGTTGGGTGTGA